Proteins co-encoded in one Armatimonadota bacterium genomic window:
- a CDS encoding response regulator — protein sequence MIVEDDDLLRELSAELMRALGFSPEVVVSLAEARERLQGATTSLVILDNSLPDGQGVDLLADMDGAWATTPVIICTGQPQALSGRESRVLERPRTVVLGKPFTVSELQAAIARCLDSCG from the coding sequence TTGATCGTGGAGGATGACGATTTGCTCCGGGAGTTATCGGCTGAGTTGATGCGGGCGCTCGGTTTCAGTCCGGAAGTTGTTGTGAGTCTTGCAGAGGCCCGCGAAAGGCTGCAAGGCGCCACAACAAGTTTGGTGATCCTCGACAATTCGTTGCCCGACGGTCAAGGCGTCGATCTGCTCGCAGACATGGATGGCGCCTGGGCCACAACGCCGGTGATCATATGCACGGGCCAACCCCAGGCTCTGAGCGGGCGCGAAAGCAGAGTGCTGGAGCGCCCCCGGACCGTTGTCCTGGGCAAGCCATTTACTGTCAGTGAGCTTCAGGCCGCGATAGCGCGATGTCTCGATAGCTGCGGATAG
- a CDS encoding response regulator — translation MTQKKIRVLLIEDNPGDVRLIRELLCTGTRQAFELDVVESLSEATPAALSVCDVVLLDLFLPDSAGIQTFTTLFERSDSVPVIVLTGLGDEELSLRAIQMGAEDYLLKSDLEGYSLERSIRYAIERHRLRELAGQQRTEIQTSERRFRTMADLLPDMLFECDLELNVLYLNRAVESTLGFGEQDLRGGLHLSTLLGPGPFNQVRKQLVGATADTQTCVGTYNVLSKSGEAVACEIRSTTVTLDDGRPIGYLGVIRDVTERQKAEEAQRLAALGQLAAGVAHEFNNILGAMSGWAQLAQSDGRPEFWEKLASTVSAATLRGSGICNDLLTYARPQELKREPLHISGPVDAALSMATREIENAEVSVVRRIDPKLPQVLGDWSQLQQVFLNLIINACHAMPEGGVLTVSATETGGDGEPKEVLIKVADTGVGIPPENLARVFEPFFTTKRELGAGGKSGTGLGLYVSRGIIEAHGGSLSVRSTPGVGTTFEIRLSPYTKTAPCDSAEPESNSHSLPETEDRKLVLVADDEAAIREFVSYVLRQQGMDVIEAQTALQASQMICEKLPDVVITDLLMPGGGAKCVVDAARNLEHPPVVIVITGTGADFLETRLRELGQPPCIRKPIAVQDLLSTVAMAMGEATAGV, via the coding sequence ACGTGGTCGAGTCCCTGTCGGAAGCCACGCCTGCTGCCTTGTCGGTCTGCGACGTGGTGCTTCTTGACCTCTTCCTTCCGGATTCTGCGGGGATTCAGACCTTCACTACTCTCTTTGAACGAAGCGACTCGGTTCCGGTCATCGTACTCACGGGTCTGGGAGACGAAGAGCTTTCTCTGAGAGCGATCCAGATGGGCGCCGAGGACTACTTGCTCAAGAGCGATCTTGAGGGCTACTCCCTCGAGCGATCGATCAGGTACGCCATCGAGCGGCACCGCCTGCGCGAGTTGGCAGGGCAGCAAAGGACCGAGATCCAGACCAGCGAGCGGCGTTTCCGAACCATGGCCGACTTGCTCCCCGATATGCTGTTCGAGTGCGATCTCGAGCTGAACGTTCTGTATCTGAATCGGGCCGTCGAGAGCACGCTGGGCTTCGGTGAACAGGATCTTCGCGGCGGCCTGCACCTCAGCACCCTTCTGGGCCCTGGCCCCTTCAACCAGGTCCGCAAGCAGCTTGTCGGAGCCACCGCAGACACCCAGACCTGCGTTGGAACATATAACGTACTCTCCAAGAGCGGTGAGGCGGTCGCCTGTGAGATTCGCTCCACGACAGTAACCCTGGATGACGGCCGCCCCATCGGTTACCTGGGAGTCATCCGCGATGTAACCGAGCGCCAGAAGGCCGAAGAAGCCCAGCGTCTTGCCGCTCTCGGCCAACTCGCCGCCGGAGTCGCCCATGAGTTCAACAATATCCTTGGCGCCATGAGTGGCTGGGCGCAGCTCGCTCAGAGCGACGGACGTCCCGAGTTTTGGGAGAAGCTAGCAAGCACTGTGTCGGCGGCGACGCTGCGGGGTTCGGGCATCTGCAATGACCTACTGACCTATGCACGACCGCAGGAGCTGAAGCGTGAACCCCTTCACATTTCAGGGCCGGTGGACGCAGCCTTGTCGATGGCCACCCGGGAAATTGAGAACGCCGAGGTCTCGGTGGTCAGACGGATAGACCCCAAGCTTCCACAGGTTCTTGGCGACTGGAGCCAACTCCAGCAGGTCTTCCTCAACCTCATCATAAACGCCTGCCATGCAATGCCTGAGGGGGGAGTACTGACCGTTTCAGCAACGGAGACAGGCGGAGACGGGGAGCCAAAAGAGGTCCTGATCAAGGTCGCAGACACCGGCGTCGGCATCCCTCCCGAGAACCTGGCGAGGGTCTTCGAACCATTCTTCACCACCAAGCGTGAACTGGGGGCCGGAGGCAAGAGCGGGACGGGGCTTGGGCTGTACGTCTCGCGAGGGATCATCGAGGCTCACGGGGGAAGCCTGAGTGTCCGCAGCACGCCCGGCGTGGGGACTACCTTCGAGATTCGACTTTCGCCATACACCAAGACCGCGCCTTGCGACAGCGCAGAACCCGAAAGCAACTCGCATAGCCTGCCGGAAACGGAAGACCGCAAACTCGTGCTTGTTGCAGACGACGAAGCCGCGATCCGCGAATTCGTCAGCTATGTGTTGCGGCAGCAGGGCATGGACGTCATCGAAGCGCAGACCGCTCTGCAGGCAAGTCAAATGATCTGCGAGAAGCTGCCGGACGTGGTCATCACGGACCTGCTCATGCCGGGTGGCGGAGCAAAGTGCGTCGTGGATGCAGCGCGTAACCTGGAGCATCCGCCGGTGGTCATCGTCATCACCGGGACCGGCGCGGACTTCCTTGAAACGCGATTGAGGGAGCTCGGGCAACCGCCGTGTATACGCAAGCCCATTGCGGTTCAGGACTTGCTGTCAACGGTGGCGATGGCTATGGGCGAGGCGACTGCCGGGGTGTAG
- a CDS encoding response regulator transcription factor has product MASRVVIVEDQSIVRDGLCALLENSRDFEVVGVAGDGRSAVRLISELRPDIVLMDICMPDLNGIEATRQLVSDQPSAKVCILSVQSDRNVVAEALRAGASGYVLKDCAFAELSHALSVVAAGKVYVSPDVMGGVVEGYLRETPKEPDDAFALLSAREREVLQLLAEGHTNKTASEALHLSVKTVEAHRANIMRKVGANTLADLIKFAIRSGVTSLDS; this is encoded by the coding sequence GTGGCCAGCCGCGTAGTTATCGTTGAAGATCAGAGTATTGTGCGCGACGGTCTTTGCGCGCTGCTCGAAAACTCCCGTGACTTCGAGGTTGTGGGGGTCGCGGGAGACGGGCGTTCGGCGGTAAGATTGATCAGCGAGCTTCGACCAGATATTGTGCTCATGGACATCTGCATGCCGGACCTCAACGGCATTGAGGCAACCAGGCAGTTGGTATCCGATCAGCCGTCCGCCAAGGTCTGCATCCTGTCTGTGCAGTCCGATCGCAATGTTGTCGCGGAAGCCTTGAGAGCGGGTGCCAGCGGCTATGTCCTGAAGGACTGCGCCTTCGCCGAGCTGTCCCACGCTCTCAGTGTTGTCGCGGCAGGCAAGGTGTACGTGAGTCCAGATGTGATGGGCGGTGTCGTGGAAGGGTATCTCCGCGAGACGCCCAAAGAACCAGATGACGCCTTCGCACTGCTGTCCGCGCGAGAGCGGGAGGTATTGCAGCTGTTGGCGGAAGGACATACGAACAAGACTGCATCGGAGGCGCTCCACCTGAGCGTCAAGACGGTGGAGGCTCATCGTGCGAACATTATGCGAAAGGTCGGCGCGAACACCCTTGCAGACTTGATCAAGTTCGCCATCCGCAGCGGCGTGACTTCTCTGGACAGCTGA